GTGTATCTGTCGGTTTGGCAAAGTTGTTTATATGTATTGCAAGATGAATTGCCTTCACAGCAATTCAGTATGTGGGTAAGACCACTTCAAGCAGAAAGTACCGAAGATACGTTGACTATATATGCACCTAACCGTTTTGTTTTGGATTGGGTGAGAGAAAAGTATTTAAACCGTATTAATGAACTACTCGTTGAAATTTGTGGTGATGAAGCACCTGAATTACGTTTTGATGTTGGTAGTAAACCTATTTTAAATGCCCAAGTGGCATCAGCACCGGCTGCAGCAGAAACAAGCGCATCTATTCCACAACAAGCTGCTGAAAAGCAACAGCCAAAACCTGAAAAATCAGCGGTCGAACCTGCACCAAAATCAGGTTATAAATCAAACATTAAAGAAAATTACACCTTTGATAGCTTTGTTGAAGGTAAATCAAACCAACTAGCAAAAGCTGCAGCAACTCAAGTTGCAGATAACCCAGGTTCAGCATTTAACCCTGTATTTATATACGGTGGTACTGGCTTAGGTAAAACTCACTTATTACACGCAGTTGGTAACGGTATTATGGCTAATAAGCCAGACGCGAAAATTGTTTATATGCACTCAGAGCGATTTGTGCAAGACATGGTTAAAGCGCTACAAAATAATGCCATAGAAGAGTTTAAACGTTATTACCGAAGTGTTGATGCATTGATGATCGATGACATTCAATTTTTCGCTAATAAAGAACGCTCACAAGAAGAGTTCTTTCATACCTTCAACGCTTTACTTGAAGGAAATCAACAAATTATCTTAACTTCAGACCGCTATCCAAAAGAGATAGAAGGGGTTGAAGATCGCCTTAAATCACGTTTTGGTTGGGGCTTAACAATTGCTATTGAGCCGCCAGAACTTGAAACGCGCGTTGCTATTTTGATGAAAAAAGCGCAGCAAAGTAAAATAAATTTACCTCACGAAGTTGCCTTTTTTATCGCGAAAAAATTACGCTCAAATGTGCGTGAATTAGAAGGGGCGTTAAACCGCGTTATAGCTAATGCAAACTTTACTGGTCGTCCGATTTCGATCGACTTTGTAAAAGAAGCGCTACGTGACTTACTTGCGCTGCAAGATAAACTGGTAACGATAGATAATATTCAACGTACTGTTGCTGAGTATTACCGTATTCGTGTATCAGATTTACTATCTAAGCGTCGTAGCCGCTCAGTAGCAAGACCACGTCAAGTGGCCATGGCATTATCAAAAGAACTTACAAATCACAGTTTACCTGAGATTGGCGACGCCTTCGGTGGTCGTGATCATACAACTGTATTACACGCTTGTCGTAAAGTTAAATCACTACGTGATGAAAGCCACGAAGTGAAAGAAGATTATCAAAACTTAATAAGAACCTTGTCATCTTAAGGCCGACTTTATTATGCAAATAACAATATCAAGAGAGCAATTTTTAAAACCTTTAGTTCAAGTGTCTGGTGCGATTGAGCGTAAGCACACCTTACCGATTTTATCGAACGTACTGTTAGTTGTTGAAAACGGACAACTTTCGATGACGGGGACCGATCTTGAAATTGAGTTAGTGGCGAGTGTGTTTGTCGGTGAAGATACCACAGATACGCAATTAACTTTACCAGCTAAAAAGTTACTCGATATTTGTAAAAGTTTACCTGATGGCTCAGACCTTACGTTAAGTAGCCAAGATCATCAGTTACTACTAACAAGTGGTAAAAGTCGTTTTTCTTTAACTACGCTGGCCGCTGAAGATTTTCCGAATCTTGAGCAGTGGGATGGTGAAGTTGAGTTTCAACTAACGCGTTTAGAATTGCGTAAACTTTTAGAGAGCACGCACTTTTCTATGGCGAATCAAGACGTACGTTATTACTTAAACGGTATGTCATTTGAAGTTGATAACGCAGATATTAAAACAGTGGCTACAGATGGTCACCGTTTGGCAATTGCACAAAAGCAATTACCACAGTCTTTAAATACACAGCGTCAGTTAATTATTCCACGTAAAGGTGTGCAAGAAATTATGCGCCTAATGGTGGCTGATGATGAAC
Above is a window of Pseudoalteromonas shioyasakiensis DNA encoding:
- the dnaA gene encoding chromosomal replication initiator protein DnaA → MYLSVWQSCLYVLQDELPSQQFSMWVRPLQAESTEDTLTIYAPNRFVLDWVREKYLNRINELLVEICGDEAPELRFDVGSKPILNAQVASAPAAAETSASIPQQAAEKQQPKPEKSAVEPAPKSGYKSNIKENYTFDSFVEGKSNQLAKAAATQVADNPGSAFNPVFIYGGTGLGKTHLLHAVGNGIMANKPDAKIVYMHSERFVQDMVKALQNNAIEEFKRYYRSVDALMIDDIQFFANKERSQEEFFHTFNALLEGNQQIILTSDRYPKEIEGVEDRLKSRFGWGLTIAIEPPELETRVAILMKKAQQSKINLPHEVAFFIAKKLRSNVRELEGALNRVIANANFTGRPISIDFVKEALRDLLALQDKLVTIDNIQRTVAEYYRIRVSDLLSKRRSRSVARPRQVAMALSKELTNHSLPEIGDAFGGRDHTTVLHACRKVKSLRDESHEVKEDYQNLIRTLSS
- the dnaN gene encoding DNA polymerase III subunit beta, whose protein sequence is MQITISREQFLKPLVQVSGAIERKHTLPILSNVLLVVENGQLSMTGTDLEIELVASVFVGEDTTDTQLTLPAKKLLDICKSLPDGSDLTLSSQDHQLLLTSGKSRFSLTTLAAEDFPNLEQWDGEVEFQLTRLELRKLLESTHFSMANQDVRYYLNGMSFEVDNADIKTVATDGHRLAIAQKQLPQSLNTQRQLIIPRKGVQEIMRLMVADDELVTIQFGANHIRIIDTEFTFTSKLVDGRFPDYRRVLPRGGDKVITANREWIRSAFQRVSILSNEKFRGVRLNLSEGLLKITANNPEQEQAEEVVEVMYQGGELEIGFNVSYVLDVLNTLKTEDVTFTLADSNSSALIEGAGDEEAMYVVMPMRL